DNA sequence from the Alteribacter lacisalsi genome:
CCACGTACGGTAAAGCGTAATCAGCTTTTCAGTAGGGGCATGTTCACGTGAACCAAGCGCCTCACTCATAGCTGCTTTCATCACACGATTTTTGATTTTTTGTTTATTTAGTATGATCGGTGTTTCCAGCATCCGTTTTTTCTCCTTCCCTGTGCAGGTGAGTAACCAGGCGGGCTCCCGGTAAAATTCCTTTCAGCTTTCTGATATACATATTGCTTCCATTAAGCCAATCAGAGAATGAAATACCAACCGCCTGCCCGTTTATGCCCGTACCAACCAGTACAGACAGATTTCTCGTATCGTAGACAGCCGTATGGATGGTACCTGACCAGTTACCGTAATCACGCTTGGCGATCCCATATTTTTCGTGATTAAGAATCGTAAAAATGGTACTGTTCATATCCGGATCCTTTATCATTGTTTCTGTATATTCGTTCAGTCTGTGAAGCCGGGAAATGGATTCGGCTGTGCGGTGACGGTTTTCCACCTGTTTTTTTTCAAAATGATTCGTACAGCCTGATACATCTCCCTCATGCACTTCAACCCCTTTTCCTGATGCTTCAACGATCGCTGTGTCACCCGAAGCATCTGTTAATGAATAATTAAAGGCATGCCTGTGCGGAATTTCCTTAAGAAGGCTGACCGCTTCTTTTACCGTTGCACAGCGGTTTAGGACAAAACGAGCAATCGTCGTGCAGATGAATCCATCCGACGGTCTGAGGCGGTTTACAAAATGATAGCCTGCAGCAAGACCTTTTTCATTCATTGCGTCCATCCGGCCAATTACACGCTGGGCAAAGCCAATAGTACTGTACCCTTTTCCTGATTCAGGCTGCCATAGTACGAATCTTCCATCATAGGTTTTTGGATGATAATCATAGTTCCGGCCGTAAATACCGTTTATCATAACAGAAGAACATCCGCTTTTTTTCCAGTCCTGCTGGTACCCTCCGTATTCATGAAGGGTGTCACTGACTGTCCAGCCGAGGCCTTCTGCAACACCTTCAATTTCTTCCCAGAGTTCAGGAGAAAACTTGAGTATGAACTGTTTAGCTTTCTTAAAATCAGTGTTGTATGAGCGGAGTGACTTGGGCCGTCGTTTCTCATGAACCTTATACAGCGGCATATTTCTTATTTTTTTTGCCTGCTCAATTCCGAACTTATTTGGTGATCCGCGACCCTGTATGACATCCACTTGAATTTCCATTTCGCTAAACACCCCGGAGGTAATGTGACATGTAAGCGTATTATACATGATCCTGAACGAACGGGCATAAATCCGGTCTGCAAAAACAAAAAATTAGTATACCCTTCCCTCAGTTTTTCCTAAGCTCCGCTGAATTCCATCCACTCGCTTTCCGCGGGCACCACTGCAGCAGGCAAAGCAGTAACCCTGCTTCTTCCTCTGCAAGAATTGCTTCGAAGCGTCTGCGTCGAAGCAACTCGAAGCGGTCTCACGAAGTAACCGCTCGTCCCTGCGGGGTCTTCCGTCGGTGCTGTTCCCGCAGGAGTGTCGGGCGTTCGCTCCAATCAACTTTCTCTAAAAAACAACATCAAGCTTTAACAGAGACAATCAAAAAGAAACCTTCTCCCGGCATTGCCGGGAAAAGGTTTCTGCAGTTTCATCATTCTTACTGATTGCGGTACCAGAGGTGAGCGTCTTCAGTTGCATCACGAACACCTACTGTTACGCCGCCTACTTCAGAGTCAATTGCGTAAACTGTTGTAGGGGAGAACATTGGAATCATTGGCAGCTCTTCGTTAACAAGCTGGTGCCATTCCTGATACACTTCTGTACGGTAATCAATATCCATTGCTTCTTCACTCAGACCGCGAACGATCAGTTCTTCTGACTCCTCGTTAACCCAGCGAGGGAAGTTCCAGAAGTCCTGCTCTCTCCACAGACCGGATGGATCCGGATCTGCTGCAAGTCCCCATGCACCCATGAAGAGGTCGATGTCAGCATCGTCTTCTTCCACGAGGTCATAGAACAGATTGAATTCAAACAGCTGACCATCCTGAAGGCTGGCGTTCACGCCTACATCCTGAAGGTTCTGTACGATATAAGTGGCACGCGGTTCTGAAATGTCAGTACCACTCATAGCCATGAAGTTTACAGTGAACTCTTCACCGTTTGGATCCTCAAGCCATCCGTCACCGGTTACATCTTCATATCCTGCTTCTGCAAGAAGCTCGGCAGCACGTTCCGGGTTGTAGTCATAATCAGTTAGAGTGGACTCGTCCGGATAGGCCCAGGAAACAACAGACTCAGGCGCGTTGATTACCGTTCCGTAACCTTCACTGAACGCGTCGATGATTCCCTGACGGTTAATGGCATGAGCAAATGCCTGACGAACACGCTTATCTTCAAACTTAGGGTTGTCCATTACAACTTTCTCGCCATCCCAGTGACCGAGTTTGAAACCAATGTAGCTGTAGGAAAGAGCTTCAATTTCTTCAAGCGTAACTCCGTCTACACCTTCAAGGTCAACTGCCTGAGAAGGTGGCACGTCAATAATGTCCACTTCGCCCTGCTGTACAAGTTCTCCGGCCATCTCACCATCAATGATGCGGTAAATAACACCATCAAGGTTCGGGCGTCCCTGCCAGTAGTCTTCAAATGCTTCGAATTCCACCTGCTCACCAGGAACGATGTTTGTTACTTTAAATGGTCCAAGACCAACAGGCTCACGGCGAACCTGATCGGCTTCCTCCATCTCTGCTACCGCAAGTCCCTCATAATGGGCGCTTGGGATTGGGTTTGTCCAAAGGTTAAGAAGTGTATTAGGTGCAGCTTCCACAACTTCAACCTGAATAGTGTGGTCATCAATAATTGT
Encoded proteins:
- the opp4A gene encoding oligopeptide ABC transporter substrate-binding protein, with the protein product MKKSLLLSVLLSGSIVMAACGDDTEPADADTPDDAEETEESADDADDDEDASDEDADEEDEAAQEDAPQGGTVTYGYTQPFAGIFDIAHYGGQDDALALGLMTEGLVGTDDELLPEPNLATWEMSDDGKTITFHIEPGVKWHNGEELTAQDMAYAWQVIAHPDYTATRFSNVEMIVGAQEVKDLEDYDAEATHELEGVTIIDDHTIQVEVVEAAPNTLLNLWTNPIPSAHYEGLAVAEMEEADQVRREPVGLGPFKVTNIVPGEQVEFEAFEDYWQGRPNLDGVIYRIIDGEMAGELVQQGEVDIIDVPPSQAVDLEGVDGVTLEEIEALSYSYIGFKLGHWDGEKVVMDNPKFEDKRVRQAFAHAINRQGIIDAFSEGYGTVINAPESVVSWAYPDESTLTDYDYNPERAAELLAEAGYEDVTGDGWLEDPNGEEFTVNFMAMSGTDISEPRATYIVQNLQDVGVNASLQDGQLFEFNLFYDLVEEDDADIDLFMGAWGLAADPDPSGLWREQDFWNFPRWVNEESEELIVRGLSEEAMDIDYRTEVYQEWHQLVNEELPMIPMFSPTTVYAIDSEVGGVTVGVRDATEDAHLWYRNQ
- a CDS encoding C45 family autoproteolytic acyltransferase/hydolase gives rise to the protein MEIQVDVIQGRGSPNKFGIEQAKKIRNMPLYKVHEKRRPKSLRSYNTDFKKAKQFILKFSPELWEEIEGVAEGLGWTVSDTLHEYGGYQQDWKKSGCSSVMINGIYGRNYDYHPKTYDGRFVLWQPESGKGYSTIGFAQRVIGRMDAMNEKGLAAGYHFVNRLRPSDGFICTTIARFVLNRCATVKEAVSLLKEIPHRHAFNYSLTDASGDTAIVEASGKGVEVHEGDVSGCTNHFEKKQVENRHRTAESISRLHRLNEYTETMIKDPDMNSTIFTILNHEKYGIAKRDYGNWSGTIHTAVYDTRNLSVLVGTGINGQAVGISFSDWLNGSNMYIRKLKGILPGARLVTHLHREGEKTDAGNTDHTK